The proteins below are encoded in one region of Maribacter aestuarii:
- a CDS encoding LysE family translocator, with the protein MDYSILLAFSLATFALALSPGPDNIFVMIQSISNGRKYGLATVAGLMTGCLVHTTLLAFGISAVIKNNPFILVSIKVFGAVYLLYLSWVVFKADSNIALNDQVDKNKGLLDLFRKGFIMNVLNPKVTIFFLAFFPGFLFSDEISNVVQFYILGMLFILVSSLVFGSIALLAGTINSYLNKNKSTGFLLKWLQIIVFIAIAIYLLFG; encoded by the coding sequence TTGGATTATTCAATTCTTTTAGCCTTTTCCCTTGCTACGTTTGCACTTGCATTATCTCCTGGGCCTGATAATATTTTTGTAATGATACAAAGCATCAGCAATGGCAGGAAATATGGTTTGGCCACTGTTGCCGGTCTTATGACCGGTTGTTTGGTACACACAACGTTATTAGCCTTTGGTATATCCGCGGTAATCAAAAACAACCCATTTATATTGGTAAGTATAAAAGTTTTTGGAGCGGTATATCTTCTTTACTTGTCTTGGGTAGTTTTTAAAGCGGATAGTAACATTGCACTCAATGATCAAGTCGATAAAAATAAAGGCTTATTGGACCTTTTCCGCAAAGGATTTATAATGAACGTTTTAAATCCTAAGGTAACCATCTTCTTTCTAGCATTTTTTCCAGGTTTCCTTTTTTCGGACGAAATAAGTAACGTAGTCCAGTTCTATATTTTGGGTATGCTTTTTATCTTGGTATCCTCCCTAGTTTTTGGAAGCATAGCGCTATTGGCGGGAACTATCAATAGTTACCTGAATAAGAATAAAAGCACTGGTTTTCTGCTCAAATGGCTTCAAATAATTGTGTTTATTGCCATCGCGATTTATTTATTATTCGGATAA
- the guaB gene encoding IMP dehydrogenase — protein sequence MEAHLNKILGEGLTYDDVLLVPAYSDVLPREVNIQTKFTRNITINVPIVSAAMDTVTESRMAIAIAQEGGIGVLHKNMTIEQQAIKVRKVKRAESGMILDPVTMPLNSKVSDAKANMKEHSIGGIPIVDDSGKLIGIVTNRDLRFEKNNDRPISEVMTSENLVTAAEGTSLSEAEDILQEHKIEKLPVVDKDNKLVGLITFRDITKLTQKPMANKDQYGRLRVAAAVGVTSDAVERTEALVNAGVDAIVIDTAHGHTKGVATVLKDVKKKFPKLDVIVGNIATGEAAKYLVEAGADAVKVGIGPGSICTTRVVAGVGFPQFSAVLEVAAAIKGSGVPVIADGGIRYTGDIPKAIAAGANTVMLGSLLAGTKESPGETIIYEGRKFKSYRGMGSVEAMKQGSKDRYFQDVEDDIKKLVPEGIVGRVPYKGDLFESIHQFVGGLRAGMGYCGAKNIATLQETGRFVKITASGINESHPHDVTITKESPNYSR from the coding sequence ATGGAAGCTCACCTAAATAAAATTCTTGGAGAAGGTCTCACATATGATGACGTGCTCCTTGTTCCTGCCTACTCAGACGTGCTTCCGCGAGAAGTCAACATTCAAACAAAATTTACAAGGAACATTACAATTAATGTCCCCATTGTATCCGCTGCAATGGATACGGTGACCGAATCCAGAATGGCAATAGCTATAGCCCAAGAAGGGGGGATAGGAGTTTTGCATAAAAATATGACCATTGAGCAACAGGCTATTAAGGTCAGAAAAGTAAAGCGAGCAGAAAGTGGAATGATTCTGGACCCCGTAACCATGCCCTTGAATTCAAAAGTAAGTGATGCGAAGGCCAATATGAAAGAGCATAGTATAGGTGGGATTCCAATTGTGGACGATTCAGGTAAACTAATTGGTATAGTTACCAACAGGGATTTACGCTTTGAAAAGAATAATGACCGTCCTATTTCAGAAGTTATGACTTCAGAAAACTTGGTAACTGCTGCAGAAGGAACATCACTTTCGGAAGCGGAGGATATTCTTCAAGAACATAAAATTGAAAAACTACCAGTAGTAGATAAAGATAATAAGCTAGTTGGTCTTATAACCTTTAGGGATATTACAAAACTTACCCAGAAGCCAATGGCCAATAAGGACCAATACGGAAGATTACGGGTAGCGGCGGCTGTAGGGGTAACCTCCGATGCCGTTGAAAGGACCGAAGCTCTGGTGAACGCAGGTGTTGATGCCATAGTCATAGATACGGCACATGGTCATACTAAAGGAGTGGCTACGGTCTTGAAAGATGTAAAGAAAAAGTTTCCAAAACTCGATGTCATCGTTGGGAACATAGCAACCGGTGAGGCTGCCAAATATTTGGTCGAGGCAGGAGCTGACGCCGTTAAAGTGGGAATTGGTCCAGGTTCTATTTGTACAACGAGAGTCGTAGCCGGAGTGGGATTTCCTCAATTTTCAGCTGTTTTAGAAGTGGCTGCGGCCATTAAGGGAAGTGGTGTACCGGTAATCGCCGACGGAGGTATACGCTACACCGGCGATATTCCCAAAGCCATTGCTGCAGGGGCAAATACCGTTATGTTAGGTTCACTCTTGGCCGGGACAAAGGAATCCCCTGGGGAGACTATTATATACGAAGGAAGAAAATTCAAATCATACCGGGGAATGGGCTCCGTCGAGGCGATGAAGCAAGGTTCAAAAGACAGGTATTTCCAAGATGTAGAGGACGATATTAAAAAATTGGTACCGGAAGGTATCGTGGGCCGTGTACCGTATAAAGGAGATTTGTTCGAAAGTATCCATCAATTTGTAGGTGGTCTAAGAGCCGGTATGGGTTATTGTGGAGCCAAGAATATCGCTACACTTCAAGAAACGGGTCGCTTTGTAAAGATAACAGCTAGTGGTATAAATGAAAGTCACCCGCATGATGTTACCATAACCAAGGAGAGTCCTAATTATAGTAGATAG
- a CDS encoding LON peptidase substrate-binding domain-containing protein — MKLPFFPLQSIFFPGETVPLHIFEPRYKQLIADCRANAMTFGIPVFINNIMEYGTEIQLVEVVNTYEGGEMDIVGVARQVFKIITFENQMEDKLYAGGLVELLEYDYAAEDAYKRKVILKIQELYGMMDVPFTPIKLGAYNSFTLAHKIGLSFEQEYQLLQIPKEMERLTFINNHLTTTISILSEVERTKKTIELNGHFKNFDPLDFKGIEIQ, encoded by the coding sequence ATGAAGCTACCATTTTTTCCGTTACAGTCCATTTTCTTTCCAGGAGAGACCGTTCCCCTACATATTTTTGAGCCTAGATACAAGCAATTAATTGCCGATTGCCGGGCGAACGCGATGACTTTTGGCATTCCTGTTTTTATAAACAATATCATGGAATATGGTACCGAAATACAACTTGTTGAGGTCGTCAATACCTATGAGGGTGGAGAGATGGACATTGTTGGCGTGGCACGACAAGTTTTTAAGATTATCACCTTTGAAAATCAAATGGAGGATAAACTATATGCTGGCGGGTTAGTTGAACTTTTGGAATACGACTATGCCGCAGAAGATGCTTACAAAAGAAAAGTTATTCTAAAAATTCAGGAACTATACGGTATGATGGACGTTCCGTTCACACCGATTAAATTAGGTGCCTATAACAGTTTTACCTTAGCACATAAAATTGGACTTTCTTTTGAGCAGGAATATCAACTGTTACAGATTCCAAAGGAAATGGAAAGACTTACTTTTATCAATAACCATCTGACCACTACAATTTCAATACTGTCCGAAGTGGAAAGGACCAAAAAGACTATTGAACTGAACGGACACTTTAAAAACTTTGACCCTTTGGATTTTAAGGGTATAGAGATACAGTGA
- a CDS encoding DUF1456 family protein, which translates to MTNNDILKKLRVALRLRDDQIVDILQLVDFKISKSELGAFFRKENHPNYMECGDQVLRNFLNGLVLHLRGTREEPKNPGEVLLGMTPSKPERVPDDRIKKQQLRKMEKAVTPVKYKNKKKS; encoded by the coding sequence ATGACCAACAATGACATTTTAAAAAAACTAAGGGTCGCACTTCGGCTTAGGGATGATCAAATAGTCGATATTTTGCAACTTGTAGATTTCAAAATATCTAAAAGCGAACTAGGAGCCTTTTTTAGGAAAGAAAATCACCCTAATTACATGGAATGCGGCGATCAAGTTTTGCGTAATTTTCTCAATGGCTTAGTTCTACATTTAAGGGGCACTAGGGAGGAACCCAAGAATCCCGGAGAGGTACTTTTAGGAATGACACCATCAAAACCTGAGAGAGTTCCTGATGATAGGATAAAAAAGCAACAGCTTAGGAAAATGGAAAAAGCGGTAACGCCCGTGAAATATAAAAACAAAAAAAAATCCTGA
- the sucC gene encoding ADP-forming succinate--CoA ligase subunit beta: MNLHEYQGKEILASFGVRIQRGIVAHNPKEAVEAAKQLTAETGTGWHVIKAQVHAGGRGKGGGVKLAKNLKEVEEIAGSIIGMNLVTPQTSAQGKKVHKVLVAEDVYYPGDSETSEFYMSVLLNRGTGRNMIMYSTEGGMDIEEVADKTPHLIFHEEIDPSTGLLPFQARKIAFNLGLSGTAFKEMTKFVASLYKAYEESDSSMFEINPVLKTSDDKIMAVDAKVSIDDNALYRRKQYAEMRDLREENPIEVEARAVGLNYVDLDGNVGCMVNGAGLAMATMDLIKMAGGEPANFLDVGGTADAKRVEEAFRIILKDDGVKAILVNIFGGIVRCDRVANGIVEAYKNMGDTIKVPIIVRLQGTNAEMAKEIIDNSGLAVHSAVQFQEAADKVKEVLA, translated from the coding sequence ATGAACCTTCACGAATATCAGGGAAAAGAAATATTGGCAAGTTTTGGTGTACGTATCCAGAGAGGTATTGTGGCCCATAACCCAAAAGAGGCTGTTGAGGCCGCAAAACAACTTACTGCCGAGACAGGAACTGGCTGGCACGTTATTAAGGCGCAGGTTCATGCAGGTGGCCGAGGTAAGGGCGGTGGCGTCAAATTAGCCAAAAACTTGAAGGAAGTTGAAGAAATAGCAGGAAGTATTATAGGTATGAATTTGGTAACACCACAAACCTCTGCGCAAGGGAAGAAGGTGCACAAGGTGTTGGTAGCTGAGGACGTTTACTATCCGGGTGACAGTGAAACCAGTGAGTTCTACATGTCCGTGTTATTGAACAGGGGAACAGGGAGGAACATGATCATGTATTCTACCGAAGGAGGAATGGATATTGAAGAGGTTGCGGATAAAACTCCACATTTAATTTTTCATGAGGAGATTGACCCATCAACTGGACTTTTACCCTTCCAGGCGCGTAAAATAGCATTCAATTTAGGCTTGTCCGGTACTGCCTTTAAAGAGATGACAAAATTTGTTGCGTCACTTTACAAAGCCTATGAGGAGAGTGATTCTAGCATGTTCGAAATTAATCCCGTCTTAAAAACTTCTGATGATAAAATTATGGCCGTGGATGCCAAAGTTTCTATTGACGACAATGCGCTATACCGCAGGAAGCAATATGCGGAAATGCGTGACTTAAGGGAAGAAAACCCAATTGAAGTTGAAGCAAGGGCCGTAGGTCTTAATTATGTAGATTTAGACGGGAACGTTGGTTGTATGGTAAATGGTGCCGGTTTGGCCATGGCAACCATGGATTTAATTAAGATGGCTGGTGGCGAACCTGCAAACTTTTTGGATGTTGGTGGTACTGCCGATGCAAAGAGGGTTGAAGAGGCCTTCAGGATTATCCTAAAAGACGATGGTGTAAAGGCGATATTGGTAAATATTTTTGGAGGAATCGTACGTTGCGATCGAGTTGCAAACGGTATAGTAGAAGCTTATAAGAATATGGGCGATACTATTAAGGTCCCCATAATTGTACGTTTACAGGGAACCAATGCGGAAATGGCCAAAGAAATCATTGACAATTCAGGTTTGGCCGTACATTCTGCGGTACAATTTCAAGAAGCTGCGGATAAGGTGAAAGAAGTCTTAGCCTAA
- the lysA gene encoding diaminopimelate decarboxylase, whose protein sequence is MKESDLLNIAQQYGNPLYVYDSEKIISQYNRLTNAFSAVKNLKLNYAAKALSNITILRLMNSLGSGLDTVSIQEVKLGLLAGFKPESIIFTPNGVSLEEIEEASALGVRINIDNLSILEQFGSKHPDVPVCIRINPHVMAGGNSNISVGHIDSKFGISIHQIPHLLRIVDLTKMNINGIHMHTGSDILDIDVFLYASEILFETAKNFKNLDFIDFGSGFKVPYKDGDIETNVEELGNKLSTRFNDFCKDYGKALTLAFEPGKFLVSEAGYFLAKVNVVKQTTSTVFASVDSGFNHLIRPMLYGANHSIKNISNPEGRERYYSVVGYICETDTFASNKRINEISEGDILCFRNAGAYCFTMASNYNSRFRPAEVLWHKGEAILIREQETFDDLIRNQVDVKNLFTSKEKVKVK, encoded by the coding sequence ATGAAAGAGTCGGATTTATTGAACATTGCCCAACAGTATGGCAATCCATTATACGTATATGATTCCGAAAAAATTATTTCACAGTATAACCGGTTGACTAATGCGTTTAGCGCAGTAAAAAATCTAAAGCTGAATTACGCTGCAAAGGCTTTGAGTAATATAACCATATTAAGGTTAATGAATAGCTTAGGCAGTGGGCTGGATACGGTTTCCATTCAAGAAGTAAAATTGGGCCTTTTGGCAGGTTTTAAACCGGAATCCATCATATTTACACCAAACGGTGTTTCCTTAGAAGAAATAGAAGAGGCTTCTGCCTTGGGAGTACGTATAAATATTGACAACCTTTCCATACTGGAGCAGTTTGGCAGCAAACACCCGGATGTCCCTGTTTGTATACGAATTAATCCGCATGTTATGGCCGGTGGGAATTCTAATATTTCCGTTGGACATATTGATTCTAAATTCGGTATCAGTATTCACCAAATCCCGCATTTATTGAGGATAGTGGATTTAACAAAAATGAACATCAACGGTATTCATATGCATACGGGAAGCGACATTTTAGATATAGATGTGTTCCTTTACGCTTCCGAAATTTTATTTGAAACGGCCAAAAACTTTAAGAATCTAGACTTCATAGATTTTGGTAGTGGCTTTAAAGTACCCTATAAAGATGGGGATATAGAAACAAATGTTGAGGAACTGGGGAATAAGCTTAGCACCCGCTTTAATGACTTTTGTAAAGATTATGGAAAGGCATTGACCCTAGCCTTTGAACCGGGCAAGTTTTTGGTAAGCGAGGCCGGTTATTTCTTGGCTAAGGTAAATGTGGTGAAACAAACTACCTCGACCGTATTTGCAAGTGTAGATTCAGGTTTTAACCACTTAATACGACCGATGCTCTATGGGGCGAACCACAGCATCAAGAATATTTCAAATCCAGAGGGAAGGGAACGCTATTATTCCGTAGTAGGCTACATCTGTGAGACCGATACTTTTGCGAGCAACAAACGTATCAACGAAATTTCAGAAGGAGATATTCTTTGTTTTAGAAATGCCGGAGCTTATTGCTTTACCATGGCGAGCAACTACAATTCAAGATTTAGGCCAGCAGAAGTGCTTTGGCATAAAGGCGAAGCTATCCTTATTAGGGAGCAGGAAACTTTTGACGACTTGATCAGAAATCAAGTAGATGTTAAAAACTTGTTTACATCAAAGGAAAAGGTCAAAGTAAAATAA
- a CDS encoding hydroxymethylglutaryl-CoA lyase, producing MSDKIKIIECPRDAMQGIKTFIPTALKAKYIQSLLGCGFDTIDFGSFVSPKAIPQMVDTAEVLSKLDLSKTKSKLLAIVANVRGAQDAAKHDEIDYLGFPFSISENFQMRNTHKTIAESVVTLQEIFNIAGASNKEVVTYISMGFGNPYGDPWNMEIVGEWTEKLAAMGARILSLSDTVGSSDPETIHYLFSNLIPKYPEIEFGAHLHTTPSKWHEKVHAAYKAGCLRFDGAVQGFGGCPMAKDELTGNMPTEKILSYFTAEKADTGVNWMVFEAAYNKATELFTSYH from the coding sequence ATGTCCGATAAAATCAAAATAATCGAATGTCCTAGAGATGCCATGCAGGGCATTAAAACTTTTATCCCAACAGCCCTCAAGGCAAAATATATCCAATCATTACTAGGATGTGGTTTTGATACAATCGATTTTGGAAGTTTCGTTTCTCCCAAGGCCATTCCTCAAATGGTGGATACGGCAGAAGTATTGTCAAAACTGGATTTGAGCAAAACAAAGAGCAAGCTTCTGGCTATTGTTGCGAATGTTCGTGGAGCTCAAGATGCCGCGAAGCACGATGAAATTGATTATCTCGGCTTTCCTTTTTCCATCTCCGAGAATTTTCAAATGCGTAATACACATAAAACAATTGCAGAATCCGTAGTAACGTTACAGGAGATCTTTAATATCGCAGGTGCCTCTAATAAAGAAGTCGTTACGTATATATCCATGGGTTTTGGTAATCCCTACGGCGACCCATGGAATATGGAAATCGTTGGAGAGTGGACCGAGAAACTAGCGGCTATGGGCGCGAGAATTTTATCTTTATCGGATACTGTAGGCTCTTCGGACCCCGAGACTATACATTATCTCTTTTCCAACTTAATTCCAAAATACCCGGAAATTGAATTTGGCGCCCATTTACATACGACACCTTCAAAATGGCACGAGAAAGTACATGCTGCCTATAAAGCCGGTTGTTTAAGGTTTGACGGTGCGGTGCAAGGATTTGGCGGTTGTCCTATGGCCAAGGATGAGTTGACCGGTAATATGCCCACGGAAAAAATCCTATCCTATTTTACTGCGGAAAAAGCAGATACAGGAGTGAACTGGATGGTTTTTGAAGCAGCTTACAACAAGGCTACAGAGTTGTTTACTTCATATCATTAA
- a CDS encoding TonB-dependent receptor family protein → MHSRITSFIFLITLGVVAQQQPVSAIDSIRLNEVVISAKSILGSKFEAKNRTGSAYFISPEEIKKFNYTDVNRTLRSVPGVNVYEEDGFGLRPNISLRGTSPERSSKITLMEDGVLIAPAPYSAPSAYYFPTIARMQSVEILKGSSQVQYGPYTTGGAINMISTEVPDNFGIFLNSSYGSFQSGRIHTQLGDSNKNFGYSVEYLNYNSNGFKQLDNGADTGFDKNDLVAKFKVRTNPEAKIGQEFEVKFQYSDEISNETYVGLTPDDFESTPFRRYAGSQEDRMDTEHVQFMGTHTLKFSDYFRITTVGYYNDFSRNWYKLDYITVDGEREGISNVLQNSNAFEAYYNIVSGLSDTGANDLLGVKANNRNYLSTGIQTKLDYHWVGVNTFHDIEVGLRYHFDEEDRFQWVDDYGISNGTMVLTTAGIPGTNANRISDARAFSSYALYKLKYKNLTLTPGLRYENISLGRSDYGTADVERRGTDLSERENKVDVFIPGIGFNYNFQNISLFGGVHKGFSPPSNQVGEKPEESVNYELGTRFSYAGLTGEFVGFYNDYSNLLGSDVAATGGTGTLDQFNAGEVKVQGLELLLNYNLLPNAKNYILPITLSYTFTDTEFQNSFGSSNDIWGEVNAGDELPYLSKHQFNTTLSLEHKNYEINFSGRFNGAFRTLAGTGSIPDNERINSNIILDLGAKYRYNENIAVTANIMNLLDETYAVARVPAGLRPGLPFGIYAGLELRY, encoded by the coding sequence ATGCATTCTAGAATTACATCCTTTATATTTCTAATTACCCTAGGAGTAGTTGCACAGCAGCAGCCCGTATCGGCCATTGATTCTATAAGGCTAAACGAAGTCGTCATATCGGCCAAATCTATCTTAGGCAGTAAGTTTGAAGCTAAGAACAGGACAGGATCGGCCTATTTTATCTCTCCTGAAGAGATTAAGAAATTTAACTATACGGATGTCAACAGAACACTGAGAAGCGTCCCAGGCGTTAATGTTTATGAGGAGGATGGATTTGGCCTAAGACCCAATATAAGCTTAAGAGGCACCTCTCCTGAAAGAAGTTCCAAAATTACGTTAATGGAGGACGGCGTTCTTATAGCACCAGCTCCATACAGTGCACCTTCTGCCTATTATTTTCCCACAATAGCCAGAATGCAATCTGTTGAAATTCTGAAGGGTAGTAGCCAGGTACAATATGGTCCTTATACCACGGGAGGTGCCATTAATATGATTTCTACAGAAGTCCCGGATAATTTTGGCATCTTTTTAAACTCCAGTTATGGTAGTTTTCAAAGTGGGCGTATTCATACCCAGTTAGGTGATAGCAATAAGAATTTTGGTTACTCTGTAGAATACCTGAATTATAATTCCAATGGTTTCAAACAACTGGATAATGGTGCAGATACCGGTTTTGATAAAAATGACTTGGTCGCCAAATTTAAGGTCAGGACCAACCCAGAAGCTAAAATTGGTCAAGAATTTGAAGTCAAGTTCCAGTACTCGGACGAGATATCTAATGAAACCTACGTGGGATTAACACCCGATGACTTTGAGTCAACACCCTTCCGCAGATATGCCGGATCACAAGAAGACCGTATGGATACTGAACATGTACAGTTTATGGGTACACATACGTTAAAATTCAGTGATTATTTCAGGATTACGACGGTAGGGTACTACAACGACTTTAGCCGGAACTGGTATAAGTTGGATTATATAACCGTTGATGGTGAACGGGAAGGTATTTCAAACGTTCTTCAAAATTCAAATGCCTTTGAAGCATATTACAATATCGTAAGTGGTTTATCGGATACAGGTGCCAACGACCTTCTGGGTGTGAAAGCAAACAATAGAAACTATCTCTCCACAGGTATCCAAACAAAATTAGACTATCATTGGGTAGGTGTAAATACTTTTCATGATATCGAAGTGGGACTTCGTTATCATTTTGACGAAGAAGACCGTTTTCAATGGGTAGATGATTATGGAATATCCAACGGTACCATGGTATTGACAACTGCAGGCATTCCAGGGACAAATGCCAATCGAATAAGCGATGCCCGTGCATTTTCTAGTTATGCACTGTATAAACTTAAGTATAAAAACCTTACCCTTACACCGGGATTAAGATATGAAAATATTAGTCTTGGCAGATCGGATTATGGTACCGCAGATGTGGAACGAAGAGGAACCGATCTTTCTGAGCGTGAGAACAAGGTAGATGTCTTTATTCCCGGTATTGGCTTCAATTATAATTTTCAGAACATCTCCTTATTTGGAGGAGTTCATAAAGGCTTTTCACCGCCCAGTAACCAAGTGGGCGAAAAACCAGAGGAAAGTGTGAATTATGAACTGGGGACACGTTTTTCCTATGCCGGACTCACTGGTGAGTTCGTAGGCTTTTATAATGATTATAGCAATCTATTGGGAAGTGATGTTGCCGCAACCGGAGGTACGGGAACTTTGGACCAATTCAATGCTGGAGAAGTAAAGGTTCAAGGTTTGGAGTTATTGCTCAATTACAATTTACTTCCCAATGCAAAAAACTATATTTTGCCAATTACCTTAAGCTACACGTTTACAGATACAGAGTTTCAAAATAGTTTCGGCAGTTCTAATGATATTTGGGGAGAAGTTAATGCTGGAGATGAGCTGCCCTATCTATCCAAACACCAATTTAATACCACGCTTTCATTGGAACATAAGAATTACGAAATTAACTTTAGTGGTCGCTTTAACGGAGCCTTTAGAACCTTAGCAGGAACTGGGAGTATTCCTGATAATGAAAGAATAAATTCAAATATCATATTGGATTTAGGCGCAAAGTATAGATACAACGAAAATATAGCCGTTACGGCCAACATTATGAATCTATTGGATGAAACCTACGCAGTAGCGAGGGTACCAGCCGGATTACGACCAGGACTTCCGTTTGGCATATATGCAGGTTTAGAATTAAGGTATTGA
- a CDS encoding TerB family tellurite resistance protein, giving the protein MSTEKEKLSILSEMIAFARVDNTIKQSEYDFLFNVAQQLGVSKSVFDSLFKNKAEHVIPKTQAERIVQFHRLVLLMNVDNQQDLIEIKRLHDMGLSMGLPPSAIAQVLSIMHKYPNKIVPPEVLINIFKVHYN; this is encoded by the coding sequence ATGAGTACCGAAAAGGAAAAACTAAGTATACTCTCAGAAATGATTGCCTTTGCAAGGGTGGATAATACCATTAAGCAATCGGAATATGATTTCCTTTTTAATGTAGCCCAGCAGTTGGGCGTTAGCAAATCGGTCTTCGATTCCCTGTTTAAGAATAAAGCGGAACACGTAATTCCGAAAACGCAGGCGGAGCGGATAGTTCAATTCCATAGATTAGTGCTTTTAATGAACGTGGACAACCAACAGGACTTGATTGAAATAAAACGTTTACATGACATGGGACTGTCGATGGGATTACCGCCATCGGCTATTGCTCAAGTACTTTCCATTATGCATAAATATCCCAATAAAATTGTACCTCCCGAGGTGTTGATAAATATCTTTAAGGTACATTACAATTAG
- a CDS encoding thioredoxin family protein has protein sequence MKALFSESKKYISLFAVILVCTFTQAQEVKWLTWNEATALAATEKNPKKVFIDVYTDWCGWCKKMDKDTFQNPEVAAYMSTNYYMVKMDGEGKDPIEYKGKTYKFVPSGRKGYHEFAAALMQGRMSYPTTIFLDEKLNMLSPVPGYQKPGPFLDIARYFGDDIYKEKDWKTYSAKGNSGK, from the coding sequence ATGAAAGCTCTTTTTTCAGAATCAAAAAAATATATATCGCTATTTGCTGTAATATTGGTGTGTACATTTACACAAGCGCAAGAAGTCAAATGGCTAACTTGGAACGAGGCAACAGCACTTGCAGCTACAGAGAAGAATCCGAAGAAAGTATTTATTGACGTGTACACGGACTGGTGTGGGTGGTGCAAGAAAATGGATAAGGATACTTTTCAAAATCCAGAAGTTGCAGCATACATGTCCACAAATTACTACATGGTGAAAATGGACGGAGAAGGCAAAGATCCTATTGAATACAAAGGCAAAACCTATAAGTTCGTACCATCTGGCAGAAAGGGGTACCATGAATTTGCCGCTGCTTTGATGCAAGGCAGAATGAGTTACCCGACTACAATATTTTTAGATGAAAAGTTAAACATGCTTTCTCCAGTCCCTGGATACCAAAAACCAGGACCTTTTCTTGACATAGCACGTTATTTTGGTGATGATATATACAAGGAAAAAGACTGGAAAACCTATTCAGCAAAGGGAAATTCGGGGAAGTAA